A part of Candidatus Dadabacteria bacterium genomic DNA contains:
- a CDS encoding LLM class flavin-dependent oxidoreductase, which yields MNMKFGIGYYSLQSPSHHPRPHSELYSEMLTEVEMADQMGFDSVWLTEHHFLDDGYCPSMLIAASAMAARTKNIRIGTGVLLIPLHDPIRIAEDASVVDLISGGRFILGLGLGYRKEEFDGFGRQLKQRRGRIEESLEILNKSWSDDPFSFDGKYYQIENLNVTPKPVQQPIPIWIGAFTEPAIRRAARIGAPLYVPAIGVIPIIKYLFDMHSSFLKEYGKDPDEVEKPLVREVYISNKKADDAWEDIKEHVTYTAKGYASWGSMVDAEGNLLSDPSDPILYDLARQQSIIGTPEECVETIMEYRESLSIDNLICRFKFPGISHEEAVRSMKLFVDKVLPEVG from the coding sequence ATGAATATGAAATTCGGCATTGGTTATTACAGTCTTCAATCACCCTCTCACCATCCAAGACCACATAGTGAATTGTACAGCGAAATGCTGACTGAAGTGGAGATGGCAGATCAGATGGGGTTTGACTCCGTATGGCTGACGGAGCATCACTTTCTGGACGATGGTTACTGTCCCTCAATGCTTATAGCCGCTTCGGCAATGGCCGCCAGGACTAAAAATATCCGTATAGGTACAGGTGTGTTGCTGATACCCCTTCATGACCCGATCCGAATAGCGGAAGATGCTTCCGTTGTTGATCTCATTTCCGGCGGAAGATTTATACTGGGACTGGGGCTGGGTTACAGGAAAGAAGAGTTTGATGGATTCGGCAGGCAGTTAAAGCAGCGCAGGGGCAGGATTGAAGAAAGCCTTGAGATACTGAACAAGAGTTGGAGTGATGATCCGTTCAGTTTTGATGGAAAGTATTATCAGATAGAGAATTTGAATGTAACTCCCAAACCCGTTCAACAGCCAATACCAATATGGATCGGTGCTTTTACAGAACCCGCCATAAGGAGAGCAGCTAGGATTGGTGCTCCGCTTTACGTTCCGGCAATCGGCGTAATACCGATTATCAAATACCTTTTTGATATGCATTCATCTTTCTTGAAGGAATATGGCAAAGACCCCGACGAAGTTGAAAAGCCACTTGTCAGAGAAGTTTATATTTCCAACAAAAAAGCCGATGATGCTTGGGAGGATATAAAAGAGCACGTCACTTATACGGCCAAGGGATATGCTTCATGGGGTTCAATGGTGGATGCTGAGGGCAACTTGCTGAGTGATCCGTCAGATCCGATCTTGTATGACCTTGCAAGGCAGCAGTCAATTATAGGAACCCCCGAAGAATGTGTTGAGACTATCATGGAATACCGGGAAAGTTTATCTATAGACAACCTGATATGTAGATTTAAATTCCCGGGTATTTCGCATGAAGAAGCAGTAAGGTCAATGAAATTGTTTGTGGATAAGGTGCTGCCTGAAGTAGGATAG
- a CDS encoding DUF479 domain-containing protein, giving the protein MNYLAHIRLAGDDPECLIGNFLGDFVKGRLTEECYSPGIRRGIVMHRRIDAWTDSHEITRECARLISPERRRWSRVILDIFYDHLLAVNWERYSDESLRDFLDRSYGIILGAADIFPEPAAARINTIIKGGWIEKYRSISGLGVVFQGMSIRVRRKNPLSGSEQELVAHYDEMNEHFNRFFPEILEYAKHLRKADEIQA; this is encoded by the coding sequence ATGAACTACCTTGCCCATATACGCCTTGCCGGGGATGACCCGGAATGCCTGATAGGAAATTTCCTGGGCGATTTCGTGAAGGGCCGTCTCACCGAGGAGTGCTATTCCCCGGGCATAAGACGCGGGATAGTGATGCACCGCAGGATTGACGCCTGGACGGATTCTCATGAGATAACGAGGGAGTGCGCCCGGCTTATAAGTCCCGAGCGCCGGCGCTGGAGCAGGGTTATTCTTGACATCTTCTATGACCACCTGCTTGCCGTTAACTGGGAGAGGTATTCGGATGAGAGCCTAAGGGACTTTCTTGACAGGTCGTACGGTATAATCCTCGGGGCGGCGGATATCTTCCCCGAGCCCGCAGCGGCCAGGATAAACACCATTATCAAGGGCGGCTGGATAGAGAAGTACCGGAGCATTTCCGGGCTCGGCGTCGTATTCCAGGGGATGTCGATAAGGGTAAGGAGAAAAAATCCCCTTTCCGGGTCCGAGCAGGAACTCGTGGCGCACTACGACGAGATGAACGAGCATTTCAACCGGTTTTTCCCGGAAATTCTCGAATACGCGAAACATCTTCGGAAAGCGGACGAGATTCAGGCCTGA
- the htpG gene encoding molecular chaperone HtpG has product MTKEKTEKHEFQAEVRRLMDIVINSLYTDKEIFIRELVSNASDALEKLRYIQLTEKEIYDEALPLEIEISTSSEDNTITFTDYGIGMSRKDLVENLGTIARSGSRSFLDAMEKSGTEGGDLIGQFGVGFYSSFMVADSVEVATRGYRKNSEHLVWRSSGDGVFEITKGKGHRRGTKVVVSLREDAKEYSDPDVIGDILRKYSAFVPFPLKLNGEQINTTEAVWLRSRSEITDQEYGGFYRFQTNSFDEPRYRLHFSSEAPIDMNVLLFVPEDNMERLGFGRMDTGVSLYSRRVLIDASPDNLLPEWARFLKGVVDSADIPLNISRETMQDSSLVRKLNSAITKRFIKFLEQSSADDPKSYGDFYGKFGFFIKEGVASDFEHKEQLRGLLRFESSRKGEGELVSFEDYLSGMREGQEEVYYLFGSARDTLSNGPHMEFFRSEDVEVLFIYEPIDEFVMSTLGEYKEKKIVSADSVDVRVADKDAESSSERPSEEEKSLCGWMKEVLGERVGDVRMSRRLIESPAAAFNSDSTMTQGMKRIMRNISAGAEMRSVVRLEINGDHALIKNLASMREKDTEFAAIIVEQLFDNALLAAGYMENPGSMVGRINKLLERLSSG; this is encoded by the coding sequence ATGACCAAGGAGAAAACTGAAAAGCACGAGTTCCAGGCCGAAGTGCGAAGGCTGATGGATATCGTGATCAATTCCCTCTATACGGACAAGGAGATATTCATCAGGGAACTGGTTTCAAACGCTTCTGACGCGCTAGAGAAACTGAGGTACATACAGCTTACCGAAAAAGAGATATACGACGAGGCTCTCCCGCTTGAAATCGAAATATCCACCTCAAGCGAGGACAATACGATCACCTTTACCGACTACGGCATCGGAATGAGCAGAAAGGATCTTGTTGAGAACCTGGGAACGATAGCACGCTCGGGCTCAAGGAGCTTTCTTGACGCGATGGAGAAAAGCGGGACCGAAGGGGGAGACCTGATCGGGCAGTTCGGGGTGGGCTTTTACAGCTCCTTTATGGTTGCCGATTCGGTCGAGGTAGCGACCCGCGGCTACAGGAAGAATTCAGAGCACCTCGTCTGGCGAAGCAGCGGGGACGGAGTGTTCGAGATAACAAAGGGAAAGGGGCACAGAAGGGGAACGAAGGTCGTCGTGTCTCTGAGGGAGGATGCAAAGGAGTACTCAGATCCGGACGTGATAGGGGACATCCTCAGAAAATACTCCGCGTTTGTTCCCTTCCCCCTTAAGCTAAACGGCGAACAGATAAATACCACCGAAGCGGTCTGGCTTCGCAGCAGAAGCGAGATTACGGATCAGGAGTACGGCGGCTTCTACAGGTTCCAGACAAACTCCTTTGACGAACCGAGATACAGGCTTCATTTCTCCTCGGAGGCCCCGATTGACATGAACGTGCTTCTGTTCGTGCCGGAGGACAACATGGAGCGCCTGGGATTCGGGAGAATGGACACCGGAGTGAGCCTTTACTCAAGGCGGGTTCTTATAGACGCCTCCCCCGACAATCTTCTTCCCGAGTGGGCGAGGTTCCTCAAGGGCGTGGTGGACAGCGCCGACATCCCTCTTAACATCTCAAGAGAGACCATGCAGGACAGCTCCCTTGTGAGGAAGCTTAATTCCGCCATCACTAAAAGGTTCATAAAGTTCCTCGAGCAGAGCTCGGCTGACGACCCGAAGAGCTACGGCGATTTCTACGGCAAGTTCGGTTTTTTCATAAAGGAGGGAGTGGCCTCGGATTTTGAGCACAAAGAGCAGCTTCGGGGGCTGCTTCGCTTCGAGTCCTCGCGCAAGGGGGAAGGGGAACTGGTTTCCTTTGAGGATTACCTCTCGGGGATGCGCGAGGGACAGGAGGAGGTCTATTACCTATTCGGTTCCGCAAGAGACACGCTTTCGAACGGGCCCCACATGGAGTTTTTCCGCTCAGAGGACGTCGAGGTTCTTTTCATATACGAGCCGATTGACGAATTTGTGATGTCGACTCTTGGGGAGTACAAGGAAAAAAAGATTGTTTCCGCCGACAGCGTCGACGTAAGAGTTGCGGATAAGGATGCGGAGAGTTCTTCAGAGCGTCCTTCCGAGGAGGAAAAATCGCTTTGCGGCTGGATGAAGGAAGTGCTTGGCGAGAGGGTCGGGGACGTGCGCATGAGCCGGAGGCTCATTGAGAGTCCCGCCGCCGCGTTTAACTCCGATTCCACCATGACTCAGGGGATGAAAAGGATCATGAGGAACATAAGCGCGGGCGCAGAGATGCGTTCCGTTGTCCGCCTTGAGATAAACGGCGACCACGCGCTTATAAAAAACCTTGCTTCCATGAGGGAAAAAGACACAGAATTCGCCGCAATCATAGTTGAGCAGCTCTTTGATAACGCGCTTTTGGCCGCCGGGTACATGGAGAATCCCGGAAGCATGGTCGGAAGAATAAACAAGCTGCTTGAGCGGCTGAGTTCCGGGTGA